In Flammeovirgaceae bacterium 311, one DNA window encodes the following:
- a CDS encoding cyclic nucleotide-binding protein (COG0664 cAMP-binding proteins - catabolite gene activator and regulatory subunit of cAMP-dependent protein kinases) has product MINPFKKTYTDQENVLFTFLAQVKLFERLTYDELALFTPYMFLRSYNQDEVVFFRNDPSQALYIVRSGSVSLNIDLGEKLEVLSVLEKGHAFGDNSLLENTRRIYSSIVISERAEIFVIPQVNIMDIFENHPNIKAEMLNSLAELYNGYTVNLFNAYRSSFGFFDLGQAYLHPEK; this is encoded by the coding sequence ATGATCAATCCCTTTAAAAAGACTTACACAGATCAGGAAAATGTGCTGTTCACTTTTCTCGCACAGGTAAAGCTGTTTGAGCGGCTAACCTATGATGAGCTGGCACTTTTTACCCCCTATATGTTCCTGCGCAGCTATAACCAGGATGAGGTGGTATTTTTCCGTAATGATCCCAGCCAGGCACTGTATATTGTACGTAGTGGCAGCGTATCGCTTAATATCGACCTGGGCGAGAAACTTGAAGTACTTTCGGTGTTGGAAAAAGGGCATGCCTTTGGCGATAACTCCCTGCTGGAGAACACACGCCGCATTTACAGCTCCATTGTGATCAGCGAAAGAGCCGAGATCTTCGTAATTCCGCAGGTGAACATCATGGACATCTTCGAGAACCATCCCAACATCAAAGCAGAAATGCTCAACTCACTGGCAGAGCTCTACAACGGCTATACCGTTAACCTCTTCAATGCCTACCGCTCCAGCTTTGGCTTCTTCGACCTGGGCCAGGCGTATCTACATCCGGAGAAGTGA
- a CDS encoding malate dehydrogenase (NAD) (COG0039 Malate/lactate dehydrogenases) has product MKVTVVGAGNVGATCADVLAYREIVNEVVLIDIKEGLSEGKALDIWQKAPINLYDTRTTGSSNDYSKTAGSDVVVITSGLPRKPGMTRDDLIETNAGIVRSVTENVVQHSPEAIIIVVSNPLDVMTYQAHITSKLPRTKVMGMAGILDTARYRAFLAEELNVSPKDIQAMLLGGHGDTMVPLPRYTTVSGIPVTELIAQDHLEAIIERTKFGGGELVKLMGTSAWYAPGAAAAQMVESIVRDQRHIYPVCIKLEGEYGIDGTYLGVPVVLGKNGVEKVLELKLNDQEMELMQTSNKHVREVMDVLDRMNSK; this is encoded by the coding sequence ATGAAAGTAACCGTAGTAGGTGCCGGTAACGTGGGTGCAACCTGCGCCGATGTACTGGCCTATCGTGAAATTGTCAATGAAGTTGTACTTATTGACATCAAGGAAGGATTGAGTGAAGGTAAAGCACTCGATATCTGGCAGAAAGCTCCCATCAACCTGTACGACACCCGTACTACCGGCTCCTCTAACGACTACAGCAAAACGGCTGGTTCCGATGTAGTGGTAATAACTTCAGGCCTGCCGCGTAAACCCGGCATGACGCGTGATGACCTTATCGAAACCAATGCAGGTATTGTACGTTCGGTTACCGAAAATGTGGTGCAGCACTCTCCTGAAGCCATTATCATAGTGGTATCCAACCCACTGGATGTAATGACTTACCAGGCCCACATCACCTCTAAACTTCCACGAACCAAAGTAATGGGTATGGCCGGTATTCTGGATACCGCCCGCTACCGTGCATTCCTGGCCGAGGAGCTCAATGTTTCTCCTAAAGATATTCAGGCCATGCTGCTGGGTGGCCACGGCGATACCATGGTGCCACTGCCCCGCTACACTACTGTATCTGGAATTCCTGTAACCGAGCTTATTGCACAGGACCATTTGGAAGCCATTATCGAGCGCACCAAATTTGGTGGCGGCGAGCTGGTGAAACTGATGGGAACTTCTGCCTGGTATGCCCCAGGTGCTGCAGCTGCCCAAATGGTCGAGTCTATTGTACGCGATCAGCGCCACATCTACCCTGTATGTATCAAGCTGGAGGGTGAATACGGTATCGACGGCACCTACCTGGGTGTACCAGTAGTACTTGGCAAAAATGGTGTGGAAAAAGTACTTGAATTAAAGCTGAACGACCAGGAAATGGAGCTGATGCAAACCAGCAACAAACACGTTCGCGAAGTAATGGACGTACTGGACCGTATGAACAGCAAATAA
- a CDS encoding hypothetical protein (COG0037 Predicted ATPase of the PP-loop superfamily implicated in cell cycle control) encodes MFSHSPYTFAIVHANFGLRGQESEEDARFVEKLAQQVGVSFYTRRLAAAAAAQEEGVSIQMAARDLRYVWFEELCQEQHFDCIATAHHMSDQAETLLLNLSRGTGIAGLHGISPKRGKLVRPLLFATRRELETYALQHQLSWREDSSNSSLKYRRNKIRQQVMPVLKELNPRVEWAMQETSHRLRAAENLLKQIVNQLRPLLLEERNGHFYLDLPRLLQEVEPQYLLGELLAPFEGSWQEAGLILQTWQKPQSTTSGKWFSTPTHKLAIDREQLIISPIQEKNLQALSLLPADRQVTAGSKLLEIRRVAAKDYQIDPDPAVAALDFGKLQFPLQLRPPQPGDWFRPLGMRGKKKLSDFMIDRKIPVNLKEEVLLAVSGDAIAWVIGYRQDERFKITPQTEEIFEIRLVKP; translated from the coding sequence TTGTTCAGCCATTCGCCCTACACTTTTGCCATCGTACATGCTAATTTTGGCTTAAGAGGTCAGGAATCCGAAGAAGATGCAAGATTTGTTGAAAAGCTGGCCCAGCAAGTGGGTGTTTCTTTTTACACCAGAAGACTGGCGGCAGCAGCAGCTGCACAGGAAGAAGGAGTTTCCATCCAGATGGCTGCCCGCGACTTACGCTACGTATGGTTTGAGGAGCTTTGCCAGGAGCAGCATTTTGACTGCATAGCAACCGCCCACCACATGAGCGATCAGGCCGAAACACTGCTGCTGAACTTAAGTCGTGGTACCGGCATAGCGGGTTTGCATGGCATCAGCCCCAAACGTGGTAAACTGGTACGCCCCCTGCTATTTGCCACCCGGCGTGAGTTAGAGACCTATGCCCTGCAACACCAGCTCTCCTGGCGGGAAGACAGCAGCAACAGCTCGCTAAAATACAGGCGCAATAAAATCAGGCAGCAGGTAATGCCGGTGCTCAAAGAGCTAAACCCGCGTGTAGAATGGGCCATGCAGGAAACAAGCCACCGGCTGCGTGCTGCAGAAAACCTGCTCAAACAAATAGTAAACCAGCTGCGACCCCTGCTGCTGGAGGAACGCAACGGACATTTTTACCTGGACCTGCCCCGGCTGTTGCAGGAGGTGGAGCCCCAATACCTGCTGGGAGAGCTGCTGGCTCCTTTTGAGGGCAGCTGGCAGGAGGCCGGATTGATCCTGCAAACCTGGCAAAAGCCCCAGAGTACCACCTCAGGCAAGTGGTTTTCCACCCCTACCCACAAACTGGCCATTGACAGGGAGCAGCTGATCATCAGTCCAATACAGGAAAAGAACCTCCAGGCGCTTAGCCTGCTGCCTGCCGACAGGCAGGTAACTGCCGGTAGCAAGCTGCTGGAGATCAGAAGGGTTGCGGCAAAGGACTATCAGATAGATCCTGATCCGGCTGTGGCAGCACTAGATTTTGGTAAGCTCCAGTTTCCGCTTCAGCTAAGGCCGCCTCAGCCTGGAGACTGGTTCAGGCCGCTGGGCATGAGGGGCAAAAAAAAGCTAAGCGATTTTATGATCGACCGTAAAATTCCAGTAAACTTGAAGGAAGAAGTGCTTCTGGCTGTTTCCGGTGATGCTATTGCCTGGGTGATTGGTTACCGTCAGGATGAGCGCTTTAAGATTACGCCACAAACTGAGGAAATTTTCGAAATAAGGCTGGTTAAGCCATGA
- a CDS encoding hypothetical protein (COG2350 Uncharacterized protein conserved in bacteria), whose translation MYYILFYKTVKNYVEMRAPYRNEHLALAKEAYENGDLVMAGALAEPADGAVLVFKGDGPAAAEKFALNDPYVKNGLIIEWSVRPWTVVIGGK comes from the coding sequence ATGTACTACATCCTTTTCTATAAAACTGTTAAGAATTATGTTGAAATGCGTGCACCCTATCGTAATGAACATTTAGCACTTGCTAAAGAAGCATATGAAAACGGTGATCTGGTCATGGCCGGTGCACTGGCAGAACCTGCCGATGGCGCAGTGCTTGTATTTAAAGGTGATGGACCAGCTGCTGCAGAAAAATTTGCCCTCAACGATCCTTATGTAAAGAATGGACTGATCATTGAGTGGTCTGTACGCCCCTGGACTGTTGTAATTGGGGGTAAATAA